tccccctccccccatggctgGCCATTTGCCGGGCCGCTgcttctccccatctccagtctcCTGTCACTAGTCGGCAGCTcttttgcaagagctgccacacatgggattagcgacaggtgtgcctaagagaattaaatatatagaagacgACAGATAGATTCACAgaacaaagcagtttaaaattaattttaattaaaagcctgggaaatcaggtgtgtcttaagggtctttttaaaatcaatcagagatggggaagctctttttttgacaggaagtgcattccaaagccctggggcagccacagagaaggccaggccctgagtcaccaccggatgagccagcagcaaccattACCAGACCTCCCCAGGGGTTCTTCATAggtggcaggattcatgacaaagaagccagtcccttaaataccctggacctaagctgtccAGGGTATAggtatattatattacattatattaaAAAGTATTATTGTGCTCCAAAGAGTCAGGATTCCTGCCAAGGGATGATTGTCAGTCTCAAGCATACAGATGGTGTATGTAACACAGACACAAGAGCTTACATTGATGTTACTTCCAGTCCTGGGCTTACTTCTTCCTGTCACTTCCCATAGCTTAATTGATGCCAAGAGAACAGTGCATCAAGGTGCAACAATACAAAAGTCTAGGGCCTAGGGAAGAGGCCTAGAGAAGACTCTTTGCCACCTCTGGGCATTCCTGCTACTTGGCCCACCCAACTTGCCTTGAAGCAAGCATAATGAGCCCAACGCAGGTATGCAACTACAAGGTTGCTTTAGACTACAGACTTCTTTGTGCCACTAAGAGGGACTACTTGGGGAAATCACTGTGCAACAGTGGACAGAGTTGATTTAGATCTGAATCCAAACCTCCACTTGCCAGAGGCCATCCTGCGAGTTCATGGCTAAGCTGTACACTAGTGATGATTCTGCATCAGTTTCTGACCTGTGAAACTGGAATTACACAGGGCTGTCAGTATggcaaacaatttttaaaaaatgtaataaaaacacACCCATTTTTTCTTAACTCACCAAATATTTGCACACAAAAGCTCTAACTCCAATGGCAAGTAGCGCACACCCCACTAATCTAAAAATACGGAAGGAATCAAATTCCTCTGCAACATTTCCATTTTCCTGGTTTGGCTTCTCACTCATCAGCTGGTTCCTTAGCTTCATTGCTTCATCAAATCTTGATAAGTACTGGTCTAAGCCATGTCGGGCTCCTCGCTGTGGAACCTCCATCAAATCCCCTCTACTGCGCTGCCGGAGCTCATTGCTGCCCTCGTTACCAGCCTCAGGAGTTTTACTAAACAGGTCCTTTTTCTCTCCCTTGTGCTCCACAACACTACTTGCATGGTCAGCTGTTCCTGCCAAACTGCAGACCGTATCACCAAGCACAACCCGCTTGGAAACAGAGGCAGAAGGGGGGCTTGGTTTATCATGTTCCATCTGAAGCTTTGATTCTGAATGGGTGTCATCATCTAAAGAGGAGACAAAAAGCAAAGGAAGTCAAACTTGCCATGTATTTCTATAAGACCTAAGCCATGAAGCTATCTAGACCTTGTAAGGAAAACCGGGGTAAAAGAAGAAAGATACATACTTAGCAAAATGCACCAAAGtaggccccccctccccattcaaaCAATCttagcatcagtgttccctctaaggtgtgcacgtgcgcccacacattttttaaaatgtccgctcagttaattttagatcccgctcaggttgaatcaaggccccactctgactgcacatacgcacacactgccttgatactgctgcccagaacaaaactcattccgcacacagatgaaaaaaatgagagaacactgtTTAGCATGCTTTCAAAGAAGGTAATCAGAAACTGTGCCAGCAATGCAAGGGCTACCAATTCAAAGGGCATTTCAAGAACCACAATCATGTTGCTCATGTTTTATGttcctttgctatgtaaattgctttagaACTTTATGTTGAAAAGTGAAATGACATTACTAGCTTTTCTCTTGACATATATTTTAAGATTTTATCTTTATTGATGTTTTTTATTTTCATGAACAGCCTAGAGCATAGCCAATTAGGCAAGACAGTTTTGTACACAGTATTTAATATTCAAAGCACTATTTAGACTTGTATTGCAGAGCAGCAAGGAAAATGGGATTGCATGTGGCAACAAGAGTAACTTGCAATTAGACTTCAGGTATTTATGAGAGAATTTAAAAGGTCAACTTGCCATTTTTGCTTCAAGAAAGTATTGTTTAcaatatgtttattatttatctgggCCAAATCACATGGGCGATTCATCACTTGGTTAATATCCACTTATTTCTGGCTTGAGTAAAATAGATGAAAGACTGTCTGCACCCATAATGTTCTTTAAATAACCATTTCTGCATATCATATTTAGTATAATGCATTTTCAAATTCAACTCTTTCTGGCAACTAATAGCAACAGGAAATAAGCAAATCAGGAATGCCATCCTTAATATTTACTAAATGCAAACAATACTTGTTTCTATGCCTGTTTTGCCAAGGAGTGTGACAGATTCATTACAAACACCAGACTACAGGCTCTGCTGAAGTGCTTTATAAAACTGGAATGTAAATCAACATAGCTGTTCTAGTGGAGCAGATAAAACCTAGACATATTGTCACATTGGCCCCCAGAAAACTTTTAGGTGTTCGAGGTTGTCAGCTGTCTCCAACCAATCATGGTGCTTAAGTGGGTAGCCAACAATATAAGCCAGACGTCAACTACTTTGATAGTTAGTTGTACAAACTTACTAGCAGAATCAGCATGGCAGGAACAGATGCCGCTGCACAAAATCAACGATGATAGTGCCAACCTCCTGGATAATAAGAACATATTTGCAACATATTTCCTATCTCAGTTCTCTTTTTGAAATTATACTGCTGTGAAAGTCAACATCTAGCAGCACCCTTCTTCCtgcactatttttaaaatgtctcttaCAACAAAGACATATGCAGAAAGAATTATAATAAAGGTATTAACTGGACACTTGCTTATTGCATGGGGAAAGGCACAATTTTAGGTGCCACTGGTTTCTGATGGGTTGGTTCTCACCTCTGTTAAGAGTccattttaatcttttattgtgAATCTAAAACAGTATATTTTATGCTGTACACCATCTGAGGCTGTAGAtgaaaggcagtttataaatttaaaaataaacaaattgtaTGCCAGCCAACACCCAGGACAATCTATACACAGGTTGCACTTTATTTCCTATAATAGGAATTATTTCCATGCAGGAATTCTTCAGTATGTGATGTTGCCTGAGGCACTTCAGCCAGTGGGTCAGAGCCTGCAAATGGGTCGTGGTCATGCATCAAGCTGAAGTGGAGCACATCAGTagaaccaccaccattttctccaatTTGTTTTAGGAGAAACAGAAAGATGAACATTTATCTATCATGTCTAtaaaccacctgatatgtgcatctctaggcggtgtacacaatttaaaatacaaatataaaacaatgtaaaaccaattaaaacaatttcacagaataaaaaacaaagagtttaatttcaattaaaagcctgagaaaatagatgTGTCTTgaagatctttttaaaagcaatcagagatggagatgctctttatAATATAGCAGCAAAAAACATAAATCTATGTGCTAAAAAATTAGAAGTGGGCTTCATGTTGCATACTGGATCAAAATGTAAGTCTTCGGTCTGAAACAATGAATGGAATACATGGCAGGTTACGAATCTAAACAAACACATTTTGCaagttctacaggtgaaactcgggaaattagaatatcgtgcaaaagtccattaatttcagtaatgcaaattaaaaggtgaaactgatatatgagacagacgcattacatgcaaagcaagataagtcaggccttaatttgttataattgtgatgatcatggcgtacagctcatgaaaaccccaaatccacaatctcaaaaaattagaatattacatggaaccaagaagacaaggattgtagaatagaacaatatcggacctctgaaaagtatacagtgtactgtgcttgattggccagcaaactcgcctgacctgaccccatggagaatctatggggcattgccaagagaaggatgagagacatgagaccaaacaatgcagaattgctgaaggccgctaatgaagcatcctggtcttccataacacctcatcagtgccacaggctgatagcatccatgccacgccgcattgaggcagtaattgctgcaaaaggggcccaaaccaagtactgaatacatatgcatgcttatacttttcagaggtccgatattgttctattcttcaatccttgtcttcttggttccatgtaatattctaattttctgagattgtggatttggggttttcatgagctgtacgccatgatcatcacaattataacaaattaaggcctgacttatcttgctttgcatgtaatgcgtctgtctcatatatcagtttcaccttttaatttgcattactgaaattaatggacttttgcacgatattctaattttccgagtttcacctgtaagtactTCAGCAATTCTCCTCTCCACCTCTTCCTGCCAAAAAGGTAATAAGACACAAGGAGTGTGTTCTCCAGCGTCTATGGTTGTTGGAAGCCAACACAACCCAATAGCCAGAGTTTATTTCATTAACTTAATTTTGAACTCATAAGCTAATAAAATACAACCAAAGCAGCATACAATAAAACACATCTATGACTTTTGACTCTCCAAAGGAGACCACAGGATAATGCTCACCTCTGACATAGGTAAAGAGGCTTAGGGCAAATGGTCTCAGTTCCACATTTGTGTCCCCCACCAATATGGTTGTTACAATGGCAAATAAATTATGTGCTACATCGATATTAGGTTAATCATGATGGAACCTCATTGGCTGAGACCTGGACTACCAAAGTGGATATGTAATGAATAGCTGCAATCCCCCATCAGTAGCCTTTTTCACTAAGGCTGCACCCAGTGGGGAGGTAAATTTCAGGCTCCCTATCTTTGCTTCAGACCACCTTGTAACTACATGTCTCTGGGAATCACAGTCCACAAGGACATACTTATGTGTGCTACAGAGCATTTCTTGGAGAATGGAGTGATGAGTGAGGAAATGTCACCCATCACTCATTCCCCCCAAAGTGCTCTGCAACACAGAGAAGTACATCCTTGAAGGCAACACATCCCTCAAGGACATACTTCTACCAGTTACAGGGTGATCAGAGAGGAAAGTAGGAAACCTGAAATCCACATTCCCTACTGTGCACTGGTGGCAGCACTAGTTCCAGTCCTCTGAAGCAGGACACAGGTGATGTTATGCACTCACTTCATTAGTGTGGATCTCagctattgaaatcaatgaaacttaTGTTAATTACAATTAGCgtctctcatttatttcagtgctgCTTCATCATCACTCACTAGCCTGGATGCTGCCTTTTGTTGTGAATTGAAACACTGCCTAAATGCTAGCTAGCAGTAATCGATAGGTGTGCCACTATGACATAGGAGCTAGGCTTGGGATGCAGAGACCCAGCTTCAAATACCTAGCAAGAAGCTCActcgcaggggcgtaactataagagggcaaggggagacagttgtctgggggcccactgccttgggaggcccccagaggcaagtcacatgactgactcccccagccatgctcccacccaggcttccttcggttgtattcatcctccgaaactgatctgagtgttaagacctggagctaccagaacagcatgtctttctctagtaccatgaaatgacttgcatcgaacacaatttacaaagccttttaaaaaatagtttaggatgatgttctattgtggcacataggttatataaatagataggtatagatatagatatataaattttactatgcttcttgttaccactattcagcctcatttaagatttctttacttcatgagctgagcttcagtgagggggccccccattttaaaatcttgtctctgggcccactccaaccttgctacgcccctgctcactcGGTTCTTGGGCAGTCACTATTTCTCAACCAAACATACCCCAAGTGGTGGTAGGGAGGATGTATACCAACTTGATCAATTTGGAAGGAGACTGGGGTGTTGATTATATTTTTATTCCCTATTAGACATATTGAAGGCAGCAGTTTGCAGCTGTACGGGCTGGCTAGTGCATGAAATAAACTGTTAACCGACAGTCCTTCTCTAATTCAATGAGGTGCCTGCTCTCCCGCCACTATTCTGCAAAAGCATCCTTTTGAGACGACTTGAAATAGCTCAGAGTCATTCGCTAATAGGCTTGGCGGCAGTAGTATTCCCTGAACACGACTGACCCAAGCAAGCCCTCCCTCCCCTGGCCAGGAGGAttccaggaaggggagaggagagaaggcagaGTGGatcccgccccctcctcctcctccacagagaGGAGGAAACCAGGGTCCGTTTTCTAGAGGGGAAAGACTAATAGGCCCCTTCTGGTCTCCGAgggaggtggtgggggagaggcccCCGCCGCCAGCCACgccccatcctcctcaccctgctTGGGCCGGTGGAAACCCATGATCCGGTTGATTCTCTCCTCCGAGTTCATCAGCAGCTTCCTCCGGCGAATCTCAGCCCGGCGCTGGGAGGGCGTGAGCCCGGGAGTCGTCGCTGAGGAGCTGGCGGCCAGCCCGGTTCCCTCggtgccgctgctgcctccctctgcttccaGCAGCGGGTCCCCCTCCATCCCTCTGAGCTCAGCGCCCCCTCAGCAGCCCTTCGCCAGCGCCTCCTGCTTCTTCGCAGGCGCACACAAAGGAATCAGCGGCTGCCGGGCCCTGCTCTGACGGTCATCTAACGCGCAGGTGCTGCTGCCATTTTAGGTACCGCCCCCAACCTCTCTGAAGCAGACGGCGCCATCTTGGGTGAGGGTTGGGTAGGGTTTCGTTTCGCACAATAGGGGCTATGGAACGGCAGCCCGTTGGACGCGACTGCCTAGAAGCCGGTGCCTCTAACAAAAATGGCGAAAACGTGGGTGTGCGGGGGGAGTGCTGCAGTTGATGAGCAATGACCTCACGGAAAGAGGAGCGCGGTCATAATTCTTTCTGTGTCGTGgcgcgggtggggagggggcagttggTGCTTGAGTTTTCCTAGGGCAATAG
Above is a window of Hemicordylus capensis ecotype Gifberg chromosome 2, rHemCap1.1.pri, whole genome shotgun sequence DNA encoding:
- the CAMLG gene encoding guided entry of tail-anchored proteins factor CAMLG — its product is MEGDPLLEAEGGSSGTEGTGLAASSSATTPGLTPSQRRAEIRRRKLLMNSEERINRIMGFHRPKQDDDTHSESKLQMEHDKPSPPSASVSKRVVLGDTVCSLAGTADHASSVVEHKGEKKDLFSKTPEAGNEGSNELRQRSRGDLMEVPQRGARHGLDQYLSRFDEAMKLRNQLMSEKPNQENGNVAEEFDSFRIFRLVGCALLAIGVRAFVCKYLSIFAPFLTLQLAYMGLSKYFPKSEKKTKTTVLTAALLLSGIPAEVISRSMDTYSKMGDVFTDLCVYFFTFIFCHELLMFFGSEVP